Proteins encoded within one genomic window of Couchioplanes caeruleus:
- a CDS encoding fumarate reductase/succinate dehydrogenase flavoprotein subunit, which translates to MMHAPAPTDRRELACDVLVIGGGTAGTMAALSAAERGARVLLLEKAHVRHSGALAMGMDGVNNAVIPGKATPEDYVREITRANDGIVDQRTVMQTATRGFAMVQRLERYGVKFEKDEYGGYAVRQVHRSGRYVLPMPEGRDVKKVLYRILRTREYREKIQIENRVMPVRVLTSGGRAVGAAGFDTRSGEFVTVAAGAVILATGACGRLGLPASGYLYGTYENPTNAGDGYAMAYHAGAELSGIECFQINPLIKDYNGPACAYVANPFGGYQVNNRGERFVDCDYWSGQMMAEVARELESDRGPIYLKLSHLPEESIGQLEGILHTTERPTRGTFHAGRGHDYRTHDVEMHISEIGLCGGHSASGVRVDENGATTVPGLYAAGDLACVPHNYMIGAFVFGDLAGTHAATHHRATGELPADQIADAHELVYRPLGNPDGPPQPQVEYKLRRFVNDYVAPPKSAANLEIAVETFQRMTAEIAGMGARTPHELMRCAEVTFIRDCAEMAARASLVRTESRWGLYHDRTDHPGRDDGEWFYHLDLRRRADGGMEFVKRPVPEYLVPVDDLRPPQAPGESVVAEVHRFGTAAPGRAETRPAERASGPAADRIVAVLALADRESTLAAFRPFLGDPEPDVRRTAVAILTEAAPEGVGDALVDGLHDSHADVRAAAAAGLRELADVLPGSVALAMRLRAAGASADPLVRQVVVELQRTTGVGRADDFRGAVADADAGVRLQAVRGLVRRDDVSGLAAAAADPAREVRVAVAHGVGTVADPHGAPVLRRLCTDADPLVRAAALQAARQIGCHGDLLAVALDAMADPSWQVRVGAATALGGADPDVAVPALTGAARDPNLDVRRSAVRSLAGWAYRPEVATVLRSASTDPDADVRAYARRALAAGTAADRSVVGQ; encoded by the coding sequence ATGATGCACGCTCCCGCCCCCACCGACCGCCGCGAACTCGCCTGCGACGTCCTCGTCATCGGCGGCGGCACCGCGGGAACCATGGCCGCGCTGTCGGCGGCCGAACGCGGCGCCCGCGTCCTGCTGCTGGAGAAGGCGCACGTGCGGCATTCCGGGGCGCTGGCCATGGGCATGGACGGCGTCAACAACGCCGTCATCCCCGGCAAGGCCACCCCCGAGGACTACGTCCGCGAGATCACCCGCGCGAACGACGGCATCGTCGACCAGCGCACGGTCATGCAGACCGCCACGCGCGGCTTCGCCATGGTCCAGCGCCTGGAGCGCTACGGCGTGAAGTTCGAGAAGGACGAGTACGGCGGGTACGCCGTACGGCAGGTGCACCGCTCCGGCCGGTACGTGCTGCCCATGCCGGAGGGGCGCGACGTGAAGAAGGTGCTCTACCGGATCCTGCGCACCCGCGAATACCGCGAGAAGATCCAGATCGAGAACCGGGTGATGCCCGTACGGGTGCTGACCAGCGGCGGACGGGCCGTCGGCGCGGCCGGCTTCGACACCCGCAGCGGCGAGTTCGTCACCGTGGCCGCCGGCGCGGTGATCCTGGCGACCGGCGCCTGCGGCCGGCTGGGGCTGCCGGCCAGCGGCTACCTCTACGGCACGTACGAGAACCCGACCAACGCCGGCGACGGGTACGCGATGGCCTACCACGCCGGAGCCGAGCTCTCCGGCATCGAGTGCTTCCAGATCAACCCGCTGATCAAGGACTACAACGGTCCCGCCTGCGCGTACGTGGCGAACCCCTTCGGCGGCTACCAGGTCAACAACCGCGGTGAACGCTTCGTCGACTGCGACTACTGGTCCGGGCAGATGATGGCCGAGGTGGCGCGCGAGCTGGAATCCGACCGCGGCCCGATCTACCTCAAGCTGAGCCACCTGCCGGAGGAGTCGATCGGGCAGCTCGAAGGAATCCTGCACACCACCGAGCGGCCGACCCGCGGCACCTTCCACGCCGGCCGCGGCCACGATTACCGGACCCACGACGTGGAGATGCACATCTCCGAGATCGGCCTCTGCGGCGGACACTCCGCGTCCGGCGTCCGGGTGGACGAGAACGGCGCCACGACGGTTCCCGGACTCTACGCCGCCGGAGACCTGGCATGCGTGCCACACAACTACATGATCGGCGCCTTCGTCTTCGGCGATCTGGCCGGCACCCACGCCGCCACCCACCACCGCGCCACCGGGGAACTGCCCGCCGACCAGATCGCGGACGCGCACGAGCTGGTCTACCGTCCGCTGGGCAACCCGGACGGCCCGCCGCAGCCGCAGGTGGAGTACAAGCTGCGCCGGTTCGTCAACGACTACGTGGCCCCACCGAAGTCCGCGGCCAACCTGGAGATCGCGGTCGAGACGTTCCAGCGCATGACCGCGGAGATCGCCGGCATGGGCGCTCGTACGCCGCACGAGTTGATGCGGTGCGCGGAGGTGACGTTCATCCGCGACTGCGCCGAGATGGCGGCACGGGCGTCCCTCGTGCGCACCGAGAGCCGCTGGGGTCTGTACCACGACCGCACCGACCATCCCGGACGCGACGACGGCGAGTGGTTCTACCACCTCGACCTGCGGCGCCGCGCGGACGGCGGCATGGAGTTCGTGAAGCGGCCGGTGCCCGAGTACCTCGTCCCGGTCGACGACCTCCGGCCCCCGCAGGCGCCGGGGGAGAGCGTCGTCGCGGAGGTCCACCGGTTCGGCACGGCGGCGCCCGGCCGCGCCGAGACCCGTCCGGCCGAGCGGGCGAGCGGGCCCGCCGCCGACCGGATCGTGGCGGTGCTCGCCCTGGCCGACCGCGAGTCGACGCTCGCGGCGTTCCGGCCCTTCCTCGGCGATCCCGAGCCGGATGTGCGCCGTACCGCGGTCGCGATCCTGACCGAGGCGGCACCCGAGGGCGTCGGCGACGCCCTCGTCGACGGGCTGCATGACTCGCATGCGGACGTCCGCGCCGCCGCGGCGGCCGGCCTGCGCGAGCTGGCGGACGTCCTGCCCGGGTCGGTGGCCCTGGCGATGCGCCTGCGTGCCGCCGGGGCGAGCGCGGACCCGCTCGTGCGCCAGGTGGTCGTGGAACTGCAGCGGACGACCGGGGTCGGCCGCGCCGACGACTTCCGCGGCGCGGTCGCCGACGCCGACGCCGGCGTACGCCTGCAGGCCGTCCGCGGCCTGGTGCGGCGCGACGACGTCTCAGGACTCGCGGCCGCGGCGGCCGACCCGGCACGGGAGGTACGCGTCGCGGTGGCGCACGGCGTCGGCACGGTCGCGGACCCGCACGGGGCTCCGGTGCTGCGGCGGCTCTGCACCGACGCCGATCCGCTGGTCCGGGCCGCCGCACTGCAGGCCGCCAGGCAGATCGGTTGCCACGGTGACCTGCTCGCCGTGGCGCTGGACGCGATGGCGGACCCGTCGTGGCAGGTGCGGGTGGGAGCGGCGACGGCGCTCGGCGGTGCCGACCCGGACGTCGCCGTACCGGCGCTGACCGGGGCTGCCCGCGACCCGAACCTCGACGTGCGGCGCTCAGCCGTCCGATCTCTGGCCGGGTGGGCGTACCGCCCCGAGGTGGCCACCGTCCTGCGGTCCGCGTCGACCGACCCGGACGCCGACGTCCGCGCCTATGCCCGCCGTGCCCTGGCGGCCGGCACCGCCGCCGATCGGTCAGTCGTCGGTCAGTAG
- a CDS encoding PepSY domain-containing protein encodes MRKAVITTVAGIALVLTAGTAVASAKDRDERRVTAPAPGRPPFDLEIDPDLDARFGPRRVNATQAAAIVEDAFPGARVTEAELDEEGGAPVWEVKFERSGREGEVDVDATTGALLTDD; translated from the coding sequence ATGCGTAAGGCCGTCATCACCACCGTCGCCGGGATCGCCCTCGTTCTCACGGCCGGGACAGCCGTCGCCAGCGCCAAGGACCGCGACGAGCGGCGCGTCACCGCTCCGGCTCCGGGCCGGCCGCCCTTCGACCTGGAGATCGACCCGGACCTCGACGCCCGGTTCGGGCCCCGCCGCGTCAACGCCACCCAGGCCGCCGCCATCGTCGAGGACGCCTTCCCCGGCGCCCGCGTCACGGAGGCCGAACTCGACGAGGAGGGCGGCGCACCCGTCTGGGAGGTGAAGTTCGAGCGCTCCGGCCGGGAGGGCGAGGTCGACGTCGACGCCACGACCGGAGCGCTACTGACCGACGACTGA
- a CDS encoding response regulator transcription factor has protein sequence MRVLLVEDDDSIAEPLVAGLSRYGMAVRRVATGADALAAPRPEMVLLDLGLPDIDGIEVCRRLRSTDDIPLIMLTARGDEADRVIGLELGADDYLAKPFSLRELVARMHAVGRRARPVAAVSRPEGHVPRLGALVIDRRTREVRLRDTVIGLAPKEYDLLVLLAADPGAVVARRDILEAVWEPNFFGRGKTLDFHVASLRRKLGDPAWIETRRGVGFRLVVQP, from the coding sequence ATGCGGGTTCTGCTGGTCGAGGACGACGATTCGATCGCCGAGCCCCTGGTCGCCGGGCTGAGCCGGTACGGCATGGCGGTCAGGCGGGTGGCCACCGGGGCGGACGCACTGGCGGCGCCGCGCCCGGAGATGGTCCTGCTCGACCTCGGGTTGCCGGACATCGACGGCATCGAGGTGTGCCGGCGGCTGCGCAGCACCGACGACATCCCGCTGATCATGCTCACGGCGCGCGGGGACGAGGCCGACCGGGTCATCGGTCTGGAGCTGGGTGCCGACGACTATCTGGCCAAGCCCTTCAGTCTCCGGGAACTGGTGGCGCGCATGCACGCGGTCGGCCGCCGGGCCCGGCCTGTCGCGGCCGTGTCCCGGCCCGAGGGGCACGTGCCCCGGCTGGGTGCCCTGGTCATCGACCGGCGCACTCGTGAGGTGCGGCTGCGCGACACGGTGATCGGTCTCGCGCCGAAGGAGTACGACCTGCTCGTCCTGCTGGCGGCCGACCCGGGCGCGGTCGTGGCCCGCCGGGACATCCTCGAGGCGGTGTGGGAGCCGAACTTCTTCGGCCGCGGCAAGACCCTCGACTTCCACGTGGCGAGCCTGCGGCGCAAGCTCGGCGACCCGGCCTGGATCGAGACCCGCCGGGGTGTCGGGTTCCGCCTCGTCGTCCAGCCATGA